The stretch of DNA GTGGGACTGAGAAAATGCAGAGGAGTGTTCCCAAGCCCACATGATGTTTATCAGGCAGCTTTAGTTTTTGTTATAGCTGTTCCTTATCCATGCAAGATTTAAGCAGTGCATCTGACGCAGTCAGTTTCCCATTATACAAAAAGGTCTGGTTGATCTGGGTTTAAAACCCTTGTGAAAACCCTCCAGTGATTCCTTTAATCTATTCAGTtgctttaaatatatttagGGGAGAGCATAAAACAGAGTAGTGTGCATCAGTATGCTCTCAAATGCCTTGTACGTCTGTGTAGTCCATAAGAAAAACCTGGAAGTTCAAGGCAGTggatctttatttatttattttcttctcctatATCAGACTTAGAGTAAATTCTGTGCTTCTTTACACAGACTGTTGGGAGAGAAATCCTGCTCCATTTGATCGATTTCCTGGTGACCAGCTATGGACGAGACCCAGTCATTACCCGCTTGCTCAATAACACCCGGATTCATATCATGCCAACCATGAATCCTGATGGATTTGAAGCTACAAAAGTGCCTGATTGTTATTACACACGAGGAAGGTAAGGGTGGCTTAGGAGGGTGGGAGAGGTAAAATAAATGGGTGGGGAGTAATAATCGCAGCTGGCCAGAGGGCTGAATCACACTTGGAGGAGAGCAGAGTCTACAGAATGTGCTAGGGCTAATTTTTGCCTGTGCCCTTCTGAAGACACATTGTTATGGCATAGAGTTTCTGGAAGACTGAGTCAGACTGATGTTTATATGTGGTGGAGCCAGAAAAAATTGGTCAGAATGGTGTAATGACCTCACCTTTTAGGCAGGAGACCCAGGTTGCGAATACAAGCACAATTCCCTATTTTGTAGCACCTTTAGAGTGGCAcaagcaaagaaggaaaattccaCCCACAGGGGTCTATTTCAGTTGGAGAATTCTGTAACCCTTCTTAATGAGAAAAGGTGTGTCTAAGCTTGTTGAATGGACCTTAGCCATGTGATTAAAAATCATGTTGAATGTGGATTTAGTAAGGAGGAGTTAAACAAGGAGAGCTGGCTATAATAGGTTCTTTGCTAATAGTGatggtaggaaaaaaaacctacacagaagaaaatgtaaCTTGGCATTGCATCCTGTGGTGCTTTTGCATTCTTTATTGTGACTATTGCAGAGAGCAAAAAGGGGATGAAAAGCTTAACAAGCTAGAGGAGGGAAAGAGACAGTGAGAGAATGGGAATAAATGCCCAGAGGACAGATTTGGAATGTGCAGAAAAAGCAAACCCATGAGCTAGAAGTCCTCTTGGATCACTGACCTTGGCAGCATCAGAAACAAGTGAAAAGAAAGTTTAGGTAGTTTAATTCTTCTTTAGGTGACCAGTGTAGGCCATcctttttattaagaaaaaatgtaTTCCTCAGCAAATAGATGGGACTTGTATGGAGGTGGGTATTTTTTATCCCCTCACTGTCAAATGGACAGAGTTTAACAGACTGAGCTCAAAAATTAACACAGTCAACAGTGAGTGCCCTCTTCATTCCTGTACTGACCTATCTGAGAGGAAAAGCAAGAGAGTGTTTGAACAGGCTGGGCGTTAAGGTTCCGGGAGAATAAATGCATCCTGTGTTTgactcaatttttttctgtctgttgaGAGTGAGAGCAGCCTAAGGGATACAGCCATTCAATAGTTACCTTGGCCTTCTATACAAACATACAGGAAGAGGACAAAGTCCTTCTGATCTGGATCTGGTTTTTCTAATTCACTTATGAGTAGGTGTACATTCTATGTGCAAGTTAAATATTCTCTGTTTCCACTTAGAATTGTTTTATTGTGGCTTATGAAATTTCCAGTGCTGCCAAAAAGCAAACTGAACTCCATCACTGTAATgcttgagaaataaaaaatggtcACCTTCCCTGTACCCTGAAGATACTAGCACACCACAGATCTGGAGAACTGGGAGGCTGGTGATGTGGAAGCATCCATAGGCAAAACACTAATGGGAATGTCTTCTCTCTTTCCAAGGTACAACAGGAATGGAGAAGATCTGAACAGAAATTTTCCTGATGCCTTTGAAAACAACAGTGCCAGAATTCAGCCAGAGACTCGAGCAGTAATGGACTggataaaaaatgaaacatttgttCTCTCAGCAAACTTGCATGGGGGTGCCCTGGTTGCCAGTTACACCTTTGATAATGGTAACCCAGGTAAGCTGCTGACAAACTCCCTTCTCCTACAACTGACTGGGTTTAAGAACATTCACTGCACCAAAGCAAAATTTATAAGGATTCCTGCAAAGTTGTTTTGGCTTTTGAGCTGGGATGGGCAGAATTTGATAAACCCCATGGAAATTCACTGCCTAATATGGCTTTCTGGGAGATGTTTATCCTGCATGTAAGCCAACACTGTGTGTTTTACCAGTAATGAGAGTTGCACAATGGCTATCTTCTCTCTGCAGTTACTGGCTCTTTGAAAGGCTACAGCAGATCTCCAGATGATGATGTCTTTATTCACCTGGCAAAAACCTATTCTTCCAACCATGCCAGCATGTACAAAGGGACGGGGTGTGACAACAGGCAAACCTTCCCAGAAGGCATTACCAACGGGTACTCTTGGTACCAGCTGGAAGGTAAGAACGTCATTGATATTTcattcagctgctcctggtaaGATGTTTTCTCACTTTCTCCTGACATCTCTGATGCTGAAAGGGCAGTGATTTTAGTCAGAGTAGAGAGCTGATGAGGGAAGCAAGTCAACTCATTCATGCAGATTCTGTGAGCAGGACCTGGGGTTTTCAGACTCCTCCAGCCAGCAATTACACGAGTGAATGAGGCAGTCACTGCTGTTAGCCTGCTTCTGTGCCCTTGCTTAAGGCCTGCAGTAGCTGTATACATTATATACGTGTGCACACACTGCTTGGCATCAAGAACGTCtcctttcagaaagaaaaccaatCCTCTATTTATGTGTTGtccattttttaatgtttaattactgaaataaaagttttcattattgtttATGTGTAGCCAGATAGAATACGGGGCCTGTGCACTGTGTATGTTGTTTTCATTCTATTAAAAAACTTAAAAGGGTCTTGGAATGGCTTTGGCAGTGGCAAATCCTATGCCAGCCTATCTGTCCCTTTTTAGTTGGGAAAGCTTGAATGAAGTCAAAGACCCACCCTTTCTCAGCCACAACCATCATCATTTCCAAAATGAAGTATGTTTTAGAAAACAACACTCAGTGAGTAACTAGAGTTAATAATTAAGTTGGTTTTTCACAGGAGGCAGTAAATACAAGTGTGGCATTGAGGAATAATTTATCTGAATTACTTTTCTTACAGGTATGATGCAACTACCAACATTTTAACTCTCCTATTTGTCTTTTAATTTGACCTTAGtgtttctttgcagctgaaaacgcttttatttcacttttaagGTGGAATGCAAGATTACAACTATGTCTGGGGACAGTGTTTTGAAATTACACTGGAGCTGTCATGCTGTAAATATCCTCCAGAAGACCAGCTGGGAAAGTTCTGGAGAGACAACAAAGTTGCTCTGATCGAATATATCAAACAAGTACACCTAGGTGGGTATGTGAGTGGGGGCAGAGTGAAAACTGAGGCCAGCTTGGAGGGAACTCCTCAGCACCTGGGT from Haemorhous mexicanus isolate bHaeMex1 chromosome 5, bHaeMex1.pri, whole genome shotgun sequence encodes:
- the CPM gene encoding carboxypeptidase M isoform X2 yields the protein MPRTPPSPTCTASGGRWKTVGREILLHLIDFLVTSYGRDPVITRLLNNTRIHIMPTMNPDGFEATKVPDCYYTRGRYNRNGEDLNRNFPDAFENNSARIQPETRAVMDWIKNETFVLSANLHGGALVASYTFDNGNPVTGSLKGYSRSPDDDVFIHLAKTYSSNHASMYKGTGCDNRQTFPEGITNGYSWYQLEGGMQDYNYVWGQCFEITLELSCCKYPPEDQLGKFWRDNKVALIEYIKQVHLGVKGQVTDKNGNPIPNAIVEAKGRRHVCPYRTNEQGEYFLLLLPGTYVINATVPGFKSVLKTVEIPDNTGNFSALKQDFSFPEVSDKISSRVASCPKTPLYQELTRASAAVKPTVHVLALMTIMLAIFK
- the CPM gene encoding carboxypeptidase M isoform X1, translating into MRAAAADVVGILILCLASAAAALDFKYHHTAELEEYLRGVHAAYPSLTHLHSIGRSVEGRDLWVLVLGRFPTHHKIGIPEFKYVANMHGDETVGREILLHLIDFLVTSYGRDPVITRLLNNTRIHIMPTMNPDGFEATKVPDCYYTRGRYNRNGEDLNRNFPDAFENNSARIQPETRAVMDWIKNETFVLSANLHGGALVASYTFDNGNPVTGSLKGYSRSPDDDVFIHLAKTYSSNHASMYKGTGCDNRQTFPEGITNGYSWYQLEGGMQDYNYVWGQCFEITLELSCCKYPPEDQLGKFWRDNKVALIEYIKQVHLGVKGQVTDKNGNPIPNAIVEAKGRRHVCPYRTNEQGEYFLLLLPGTYVINATVPGFKSVLKTVEIPDNTGNFSALKQDFSFPEVSDKISSRVASCPKTPLYQELTRASAAVKPTVHVLALMTIMLAIFK